The Streptomyces sp. Alt3 genome has a segment encoding these proteins:
- a CDS encoding SulP family inorganic anion transporter — MDRVRTFPYLRQDFAASLVVFLVALPLCVGVAVASGVPAELGLITGIVGGIVTGLMRGSSLQVSGPAAGLTVLVFEAVQSFGLPALGVIVLTAGLLQLAMGALRLGRWFRAISVSVVEGMLAGIGLVLIAGQLYAAAGVDAPLSGTGKVAGIPGLLADAVSSPAALTSLALGAATIALVVGWSRMPKRVRAVPGALAAVVLATLATLAFDLPVETVRVQGLLDAVQMPALSEFGGLATLSMLGTIAAFTLIASAESLFSAAAVDRLHDGPRTQYDKELMAQGTGNTVCGILGALPMTAVIVRSSANVQAGARTRASRVLHGVWLLLFAALLPSALALIPLPALAGILIHAGWKLIPLRSLVPLWREHRGEALILIVTAVAIVTVNMFEGVLTGLALSVAKAAWDASHIKLEVVDSSPAGVRARLSGNATFLRLPKILDSLEALPKDRPVSLDLSGLHHLDHACRTALENWAERHSSSDTEPVRLTRDDVVTATP; from the coding sequence ATGGACCGCGTTCGCACGTTCCCGTACCTGCGGCAGGACTTCGCCGCGTCACTCGTCGTCTTCCTGGTCGCTCTGCCGCTGTGCGTGGGCGTCGCCGTCGCGTCGGGGGTACCGGCCGAACTGGGCCTCATCACCGGCATCGTGGGCGGGATCGTCACCGGCCTCATGCGGGGCAGCAGTCTCCAGGTGTCCGGGCCGGCCGCCGGTCTCACCGTGCTCGTCTTCGAGGCCGTCCAGTCCTTCGGGCTTCCCGCGCTCGGGGTGATCGTGCTGACCGCGGGGCTGCTGCAACTGGCCATGGGCGCCCTGCGGCTGGGCCGCTGGTTCCGGGCCATCTCCGTCTCCGTCGTCGAGGGCATGCTCGCCGGCATCGGCCTCGTCCTCATCGCGGGACAGCTCTACGCGGCGGCCGGCGTCGACGCGCCGCTCTCAGGTACGGGCAAGGTGGCCGGCATCCCGGGGCTGCTGGCCGACGCGGTGTCCAGTCCCGCGGCTCTCACCTCACTCGCGCTCGGCGCCGCCACCATAGCTCTGGTGGTGGGGTGGAGCAGGATGCCGAAGCGGGTGCGGGCCGTCCCGGGCGCACTCGCCGCGGTCGTGCTCGCCACCCTGGCCACGCTGGCGTTCGACCTGCCGGTCGAGACCGTCCGGGTCCAGGGGCTGCTCGACGCCGTCCAGATGCCCGCGCTGTCCGAGTTCGGCGGGCTCGCCACCCTGAGCATGCTCGGGACCATCGCGGCCTTCACCCTGATCGCCTCCGCGGAGAGCCTGTTCAGCGCGGCCGCGGTGGACCGGCTGCACGACGGACCTCGCACCCAGTACGACAAGGAACTGATGGCCCAGGGCACGGGCAACACGGTGTGCGGAATCCTCGGCGCGCTGCCCATGACCGCGGTCATCGTCCGTAGCTCGGCCAACGTGCAGGCGGGCGCGCGGACCCGGGCCTCCCGGGTGCTGCACGGTGTGTGGCTGCTCCTGTTCGCGGCGCTGCTCCCGTCCGCGCTGGCCCTCATCCCGCTGCCCGCCCTGGCGGGCATCCTCATCCACGCCGGGTGGAAGCTGATCCCGCTGCGGTCGCTGGTGCCCCTGTGGCGTGAGCATCGCGGCGAGGCGCTGATCCTGATCGTCACGGCCGTGGCGATCGTCACGGTGAACATGTTCGAAGGTGTGCTGACCGGCCTGGCCCTCTCGGTGGCGAAGGCGGCCTGGGACGCCTCCCACATCAAGCTGGAGGTCGTCGACAGCAGTCCCGCCGGAGTGCGCGCGCGGCTGTCGGGCAATGCGACGTTCCTGCGGCTGCCGAAAATACTCGACAGCCTGGAGGCCCTGCCCAAGGACCGGCCCGTCTCCCTGGACCTCTCCGGTCTGCACCACCTGGATCACGCCTGCCGCACCGCGCTGGAGAACTGGGCGGAGAGGCACAGCTCCTCGGACACCGAACCCGTGCGGCTGACCCGGGACGACGTGGTGACGGCCACCCCGTGA
- a CDS encoding NAD(P)-dependent alcohol dehydrogenase gives MKAVQYRTIGAAPEVVEIPEPVAGPGQILLKVTAAGVCHSDIAVMSWPAEGFPYELPLTLGHEGVGTVAALGEGAVGVSVGDAVAVYGPWGCGTCVNCAEGRENYCLRAADLGINPPGLGNPGAMAEYMIVDDARHLTPIGDLDPVKTVSLTDAGLTPYHAIKRSLPKLLPGATAVVIGTGGLGHVAIQLLRAMTAVRVIALDVTEEKLALARAVGAHETVLSDANAAAKVRELTGGIGAKVVLDFVGAEPTVKAAGAMASVDSDVTIVGIGGGLLPVGFGVLPFSTSVTAPYWGSRKELAEVIELAHAGAVDVHVETYSIDEAPLAYERLHAGKINGRAVILPNG, from the coding sequence ATGAAAGCCGTCCAGTACCGCACCATCGGCGCCGCGCCCGAGGTCGTCGAGATACCGGAGCCCGTGGCCGGGCCCGGTCAGATCCTGCTGAAGGTCACCGCCGCCGGTGTCTGCCACTCGGACATCGCCGTGATGAGCTGGCCCGCAGAGGGGTTCCCCTACGAACTCCCGCTCACCCTCGGCCACGAGGGCGTCGGCACGGTCGCCGCGCTCGGCGAGGGCGCCGTGGGCGTCTCCGTCGGTGATGCGGTCGCCGTCTACGGCCCGTGGGGCTGCGGTACCTGCGTGAACTGCGCGGAGGGCCGCGAGAACTACTGCCTGCGGGCAGCGGACCTAGGCATCAACCCGCCCGGACTCGGCAACCCGGGTGCCATGGCCGAGTACATGATCGTCGACGACGCCCGTCACCTGACGCCGATCGGCGACCTGGACCCGGTCAAGACGGTCTCACTGACCGACGCCGGCCTCACGCCGTACCACGCGATCAAGCGCTCGCTGCCGAAGCTCCTGCCCGGCGCCACCGCCGTGGTCATCGGCACCGGAGGCCTCGGCCACGTCGCCATCCAGCTCCTGCGCGCCATGACCGCCGTACGGGTCATCGCGCTCGACGTCACCGAGGAGAAGCTGGCTCTCGCCCGTGCGGTCGGCGCCCACGAGACCGTGCTGTCCGACGCGAACGCCGCGGCCAAGGTCCGTGAACTCACCGGTGGCATCGGCGCCAAGGTCGTCCTCGACTTCGTCGGCGCCGAACCGACCGTGAAGGCGGCCGGTGCCATGGCCTCCGTCGACAGCGACGTCACCATCGTCGGAATCGGCGGCGGACTGCTGCCCGTCGGATTCGGTGTCCTGCCGTTCTCCACCTCGGTCACCGCGCCGTACTGGGGCTCGCGCAAGGAGCTCGCCGAGGTCATCGAACTGGCCCACGCCGGTGCCGTCGACGTCCACGTGGAGACGTACTCCATCGACGAGGCACCGCTCGCCTACGAGCGGCTCCACGCGGGCAAGATCAACGGCCGCGCGGTCATCCTGCCCAACGGCTGA